Proteins encoded together in one Desulfuromonas acetoxidans DSM 684 window:
- a CDS encoding winged helix-turn-helix domain-containing protein: MTMRKHLFLVEDDQRLGDLITSYLTQQGFSVTIERRGDSAPARILDEQPDLVVLDLLLPGLDGLTICQQVRTGYGGPILMLTALEDDMDQVAGLEMGADDYVKKPVQPRVLLARIRALLRRVEKTAAETDTASVPINELVFGGLRINHTAQSVLLNQQPVILTTNEFNLLWLLARHAGQILDRATIYRELRGIDYDGLDRSVDLTISHLRKKLEDDADRPQRIKTVWGQGYLFALQA, encoded by the coding sequence ATGACCATGCGAAAACATCTTTTCCTGGTTGAAGATGACCAGAGGCTTGGGGACCTGATCACCTCTTATTTGACCCAGCAGGGATTCAGCGTCACCATTGAACGCCGGGGCGATAGCGCTCCGGCGCGAATTCTCGACGAGCAGCCGGACCTGGTCGTCCTGGATCTGCTGTTGCCCGGCCTGGACGGATTGACCATCTGCCAACAGGTTCGCACCGGATACGGCGGCCCTATTCTGATGTTGACGGCCCTTGAAGATGATATGGATCAGGTTGCCGGATTGGAAATGGGGGCCGACGACTATGTCAAGAAACCGGTACAGCCCCGGGTCCTGCTGGCGCGCATCCGCGCCTTGCTGCGCCGCGTGGAGAAAACCGCCGCTGAGACAGACACCGCCTCGGTGCCCATCAATGAACTGGTCTTCGGCGGATTGCGGATCAATCACACCGCGCAAAGCGTGCTGCTGAATCAGCAGCCGGTCATCCTCACCACCAACGAATTCAATCTGCTTTGGCTGCTGGCACGCCATGCCGGACAAATTCTGGATCGCGCCACCATTTACCGCGAACTGAGAGGAATTGATTACGACGGGCTGGACAGGTCGGTGGATCTGACGATTTCGCACCTGCGCAAGAAACTTGAAGATGACGCGGACCGGCCCCAGCGCATCAAAACAGTCTGGGGGCAAGGCTACCTGTTTGCCCTGCAGGCTTGA
- a CDS encoding SulP family inorganic anion transporter, with the protein MDDSAKLSLENILRNCVIGFTVSFIALSLGAALGILSGRGAFSGMLSAGIIALITALLGGTRVQCSGPTAPMSAVSAVVVAFAYERVAMSSQADQFINLVFLLTGLLLLMMALLRLGRFIRLVPNVVVSGFMSGIALLIWQDQLYVVFGWGDKLALKGGMGANAVVVVATLVLIFVLAPLMRHLVGRRARFLPSTLLAIILVSVGCALLCPEVERVQINGSFGGADFFGFIQQQWPRDWSLATLKAALPFSIQLTLLCYLDTLLTSLVVDKMSGEVTRQNQELMAQGVASGACALVGGIPGAQATIRSVLMLKEEANLRLAGIVTGAFVLIEMMLFQEWINYIPKAVFVGVLMKVGYDVFDFMPLRLYLKQLVTKRWYQWKDFFSRRDEREIYVTNREGLMISGTAVVTLVMDLNLAVGGFTLLFYLHNLVLNRSNPMRDLVPEKETEVFYTEQ; encoded by the coding sequence GTGGACGATTCTGCCAAACTTTCACTGGAAAATATTCTACGGAACTGTGTCATTGGTTTTACCGTCAGTTTTATCGCGTTGAGTCTAGGGGCGGCGTTGGGCATCCTTTCCGGGCGGGGCGCTTTTTCAGGCATGCTGTCCGCTGGTATCATCGCCCTGATCACAGCTTTGTTGGGGGGGACACGGGTACAGTGTTCCGGCCCGACCGCGCCGATGAGTGCGGTCAGTGCCGTGGTGGTGGCGTTTGCCTATGAGCGCGTGGCCATGTCCAGTCAGGCGGATCAATTTATCAATCTGGTGTTTTTGCTCACCGGGTTGTTGCTGCTGATGATGGCATTGTTGCGACTGGGGCGCTTTATTCGCCTGGTCCCCAATGTGGTGGTGTCCGGGTTTATGAGCGGCATTGCCCTGCTGATCTGGCAGGATCAACTTTATGTTGTGTTTGGCTGGGGAGACAAGCTGGCTCTGAAAGGCGGCATGGGAGCCAATGCTGTGGTTGTGGTGGCGACTCTGGTGTTGATTTTTGTTCTGGCGCCGCTGATGCGGCATCTGGTCGGGCGGCGTGCTCGTTTTCTCCCCTCGACCCTGCTGGCGATTATCCTGGTTTCTGTTGGCTGCGCCTTGTTGTGCCCCGAGGTTGAAAGAGTCCAGATCAACGGTTCCTTCGGTGGTGCGGATTTCTTCGGTTTTATCCAGCAACAGTGGCCACGGGATTGGTCTTTGGCCACGCTGAAAGCGGCGTTGCCGTTTTCCATTCAGCTGACATTGTTGTGTTACCTCGACACGCTTCTAACCTCTTTGGTGGTTGATAAGATGAGTGGTGAAGTAACGCGCCAAAATCAGGAGTTGATGGCGCAGGGCGTTGCCAGTGGCGCTTGCGCACTGGTTGGCGGAATTCCCGGTGCCCAAGCGACAATCCGTTCGGTACTGATGCTCAAGGAGGAGGCGAATCTACGCCTGGCCGGGATTGTGACCGGGGCCTTTGTTTTGATTGAAATGATGCTGTTTCAGGAATGGATCAATTATATTCCCAAGGCAGTGTTTGTCGGTGTGCTGATGAAAGTGGGCTATGATGTGTTTGATTTTATGCCGCTGCGTTTGTACCTGAAGCAGCTTGTGACCAAGCGTTGGTATCAGTGGAAGGACTTTTTTTCGCGTCGCGATGAGCGGGAGATCTATGTCACCAATCGCGAAGGATTGATGATCAGCGGCACTGCTGTGGTGACGCTGGTGATGGATCTGAATCTTGCTGTTGGCGGTTTTACTCTGCTGTTTTATCTGCACAACCTTGTGTTGAACCGGAGCAATCCGATGCGCGACCTGGTGCCGGAGAAAGAAACCGAAGTGTTTTACACCGAGCAGTAG
- a CDS encoding lytic murein transglycosylase: protein MLSKQPLKTSQTSPPSLQWWLLLAVLLLWPMSLGAATASNQFTEWLAVLRQDAIAAGISATTVDNALSGIRQPKKKVIHHDRNQPEKKATLQRYMAGKINGTRIEHGRTMLERYPTWLTRVEQRYGVPRRYLIALWGIETHYGAYSGNFSVIQALATLAYDSRRGDYFRKELLKALQILDEGHVSLARMKGSWAGAMGQCQFMPSSFYHYAIDGNKDGRIDIWATIPDIFASMANYLEKAHWQTGQTWGRQVTVPKDLNHNLIGLKTRLPLAQWREHGVRQLNDSPLPSSELRASLIAPDGLNGPTYLVYDNFRALLRWNRSHRFAITVGTLADKLVEKK, encoded by the coding sequence ATGCTGTCAAAACAACCTTTGAAAACATCACAGACATCTCCCCCATCGCTGCAGTGGTGGCTTTTGCTTGCCGTCCTGTTATTGTGGCCAATGTCACTGGGCGCTGCAACGGCTTCGAATCAGTTCACCGAATGGCTGGCTGTTTTGCGACAGGATGCCATCGCTGCAGGGATTTCAGCCACAACGGTTGACAACGCCTTATCCGGCATTCGCCAACCCAAAAAAAAGGTGATTCATCACGATCGCAATCAGCCGGAAAAAAAAGCGACCCTCCAGCGCTACATGGCCGGAAAAATCAATGGCACTCGTATTGAGCATGGTCGAACCATGCTGGAGCGCTACCCCACCTGGCTGACACGGGTTGAACAACGCTACGGCGTGCCGCGCCGCTATCTGATCGCCCTATGGGGAATTGAGACCCATTACGGTGCTTATTCCGGTAACTTTTCGGTTATTCAGGCCCTGGCAACCCTCGCCTATGATTCACGCCGAGGTGATTATTTCCGTAAAGAGCTTTTGAAAGCCTTGCAAATACTTGATGAAGGACATGTTTCTCTGGCACGCATGAAAGGTTCCTGGGCGGGCGCGATGGGACAATGCCAATTTATGCCATCGTCATTTTATCATTACGCTATCGACGGTAATAAGGATGGTCGCATCGATATTTGGGCGACAATTCCTGACATTTTCGCCTCGATGGCCAACTACCTGGAAAAGGCACATTGGCAGACGGGTCAAACCTGGGGACGCCAGGTCACGGTTCCGAAAGATCTTAACCACAACCTGATCGGGCTTAAAACACGATTGCCGCTGGCGCAATGGCGAGAGCATGGTGTTCGGCAACTCAATGATTCGCCCCTGCCATCATCCGAACTTCGCGCCTCGTTGATTGCTCCGGATGGTCTGAATGGCCCCACCTATCTGGTGTATGATAATTTTCGCGCGTTACTGCGCTGGAACCGGTCGCACCGGTTTGCCATTACGGTTGGCACACTGGCCGACAAGCTTGTTGAAAAAAAATAA
- a CDS encoding formate/nitrite transporter family protein yields MANFIPPQGLAQALVPWGTQKAQRPLVDLLVLGFLAGAYIGFAAHLATVVGTGDFAWLGMKKLAVGAVFSLGLMLVIIPGSELWTGNTLMSVSLLQRQISWKDMMRNWLLVYIGNLAGSLFLAWMIAGQTGILDGPIGVSAVKIAVAKVSQPVADSSHNLAYFFRAVGCNWLVCLAILLAMAAQDIGGKILGIFFPIMAFVASGFEHAIANMYFIPAGIFARQWPNVQAMIEPDPTVMASLNWSSMWIDNLLVVTLGNLVGGSIFVGGLYWLVYIRRADH; encoded by the coding sequence ATGGCAAATTTCATCCCTCCTCAGGGCTTGGCACAGGCTCTGGTTCCCTGGGGGACCCAAAAAGCGCAGCGTCCCCTTGTTGATCTTTTAGTTCTCGGCTTTCTGGCGGGAGCATATATCGGTTTTGCCGCACATCTGGCAACAGTCGTTGGCACAGGTGACTTTGCCTGGCTGGGCATGAAGAAGCTTGCGGTGGGGGCGGTATTCAGTCTCGGTCTGATGCTGGTGATCATTCCCGGTTCAGAATTGTGGACCGGCAATACCCTGATGAGTGTCTCTTTGTTACAACGACAGATCTCCTGGAAAGACATGATGCGCAACTGGCTGCTGGTCTATATCGGCAATCTGGCCGGTTCGCTGTTTCTTGCCTGGATGATTGCCGGACAAACGGGGATTCTTGATGGGCCGATCGGAGTATCCGCAGTGAAGATTGCTGTTGCCAAAGTCTCCCAGCCCGTGGCAGACAGCTCCCATAATCTGGCCTATTTTTTCCGCGCCGTGGGATGTAACTGGCTGGTCTGCCTGGCGATCCTGCTGGCCATGGCGGCTCAGGACATCGGCGGTAAAATCCTCGGCATTTTCTTTCCGATTATGGCGTTTGTCGCTTCCGGCTTCGAGCACGCAATTGCCAATATGTACTTCATCCCGGCGGGTATTTTTGCCCGACAATGGCCAAATGTTCAGGCCATGATAGAGCCAGACCCTACCGTTATGGCTTCATTGAACTGGTCAAGCATGTGGATCGACAATCTACTGGTTGTCACCTTGGGTAATCTTGTCGGTGGCAGTATCTTTGTCGGTGGGCTGTACTGGCTGGTTTACATTCGCCGAGCAGATCACTAA
- a CDS encoding sensor domain-containing diguanylate cyclase translates to MSVWFRSIRAKVWLCVTIVLMGYFAATLVGFYVNIYQYKRLTHLQATHIPLTTLGNEALKQFEQQTEEYEDAFLLAEVELSQQAAEMNNHVLNPLDQLIQVTKTHPTSPVDLTKLQQVRKDYLQLSAMAEQLHTKIASNIFSATSQTEIQQFSEAQRNFGDELHSLATTLNNALLLEVEQHKNRALNSIILLSVLFMVVLFIVALSVSQVSSALLVAPLRHIQENIERFEQGLSLKKPALENNSDEIGQLAAAFWNMTEKLGRTTVSKNYVDNIINNMSGALVVLRPDLTIHKVNPQTQDLFGFSEEELIGQPLTLLVDCDQDAHNSPERIKKLFRGESIRNTEICATSKSGQEIPLHFSGAPMYDDLGNLNALICLFDDVTELKQAEAKLKQLAHHDPLTGLANRNLFFDRLQHALHDAKRHGRIFALLYLDLDKFKPINDTLGHEFGDLALQEISKRLQETLRGDDTVARIGGDEFIIILNGLPDINAAVPLAEKVIRTILTPIQIGSLSHQLGVSVGISVFPGDGKDTDTLISTADKAMYVAKHSGGNGYSGAGHDYTCCIDPAE, encoded by the coding sequence ATGAGCGTCTGGTTTCGGAGTATTCGGGCAAAAGTATGGCTGTGCGTAACCATTGTTTTAATGGGTTATTTCGCGGCAACCCTGGTTGGATTCTATGTCAACATCTATCAATACAAGCGTCTGACCCATCTGCAAGCCACCCACATCCCGCTGACCACTCTGGGCAATGAAGCGCTTAAACAATTTGAGCAACAAACAGAGGAATATGAAGACGCCTTTCTACTGGCTGAGGTTGAACTTTCTCAACAAGCTGCTGAAATGAACAACCACGTTCTCAATCCGTTGGATCAATTGATTCAGGTCACAAAAACCCATCCAACCAGCCCAGTAGATCTCACTAAGTTACAACAGGTCAGAAAAGACTACCTCCAACTCTCCGCCATGGCGGAACAGCTCCATACAAAGATTGCCAGCAATATCTTCTCGGCAACCAGCCAGACAGAGATCCAACAATTCAGTGAGGCCCAAAGAAACTTTGGCGACGAATTACACTCTCTGGCAACCACTCTTAACAACGCATTGCTGCTTGAAGTTGAGCAACATAAAAATCGCGCCCTGAACAGTATCATCTTGCTTTCAGTCCTGTTCATGGTTGTCCTCTTTATTGTTGCCCTTTCGGTCAGTCAGGTTTCAAGTGCCCTGCTGGTCGCTCCGTTGAGACACATTCAGGAAAATATTGAGCGGTTTGAACAGGGGTTGAGTCTGAAAAAACCCGCCCTGGAAAACAACAGCGATGAGATCGGCCAGTTGGCCGCAGCTTTCTGGAACATGACGGAAAAACTCGGCAGAACGACGGTTTCTAAAAATTATGTCGACAATATTATCAATAATATGTCGGGAGCCCTGGTGGTCTTGCGTCCCGACCTGACCATCCATAAAGTCAACCCTCAGACACAGGATTTGTTTGGCTTTAGCGAAGAGGAACTCATCGGTCAACCGTTAACGCTTTTAGTTGATTGCGATCAGGATGCTCACAATAGCCCGGAACGGATCAAAAAGTTATTTCGCGGCGAGTCGATTCGCAATACTGAAATTTGTGCAACCAGTAAATCAGGCCAGGAGATCCCGTTACATTTTTCCGGCGCGCCCATGTATGACGATCTGGGCAACCTGAACGCGCTGATCTGCCTGTTCGATGACGTCACCGAATTGAAACAGGCCGAGGCAAAACTCAAACAACTGGCCCATCACGACCCGCTGACCGGGCTGGCAAATCGCAACCTGTTTTTCGACCGACTCCAACATGCACTCCACGATGCAAAACGTCATGGACGCATTTTTGCGCTGCTCTACCTTGATCTGGATAAATTCAAGCCGATCAACGACACATTGGGCCACGAATTCGGGGATCTCGCCTTGCAGGAGATCAGCAAACGTCTGCAGGAAACCCTGCGCGGAGACGACACGGTTGCCCGTATTGGCGGCGATGAATTTATCATCATCCTCAACGGCCTGCCTGACATTAACGCAGCAGTGCCCCTGGCTGAGAAAGTGATTCGCACCATCCTCACCCCCATCCAGATCGGCTCGTTATCCCATCAGCTGGGGGTCAGTGTCGGCATCAGTGTCTTTCCCGGTGATGGCAAAGATACCGACACCCTTATTTCCACCGCAGATAAAGCGATGTATGTGGCCAAACACAGTGGCGGCAACGGCTACAGTGGCGCCGGACATGACTATACCTGCTGCATTGACCCCGCAGAATAG
- a CDS encoding methyl-accepting chemotaxis protein, which yields MKNLSISFKIWILVTAVTLFSFVVGIFGYNALNNVGSLAVEQTGAVMMEGHRDKLKALTDGMAITLGEAIQSLDSKEEQIEHLRTLNTPVAFYPDKSGYFMIYTTQGLLVSLPPKRALEGKDLIDLKDENGVYIIRDLVKAAKSGGDFSEYVWPKPGSEVSQPKLSYATLIPGTDFLVGTGIYVDDVDARKAELYAEINHTTSQALWWGLGTVVVCFVVIILPLVFVLLRQIVRPLVALKGVANQIADGDMAVDIDHSSGDEVGELAKSLKLMAANLKQHADLAAEIAEGNFAVDVHLASERDQFGTSMKAMVHQLTDLIAQIRAGGDQISSASSQVADSSQTLSQGATETAASLEEISSSINEMASQTRHSADSANTASQLSSEASKAAASGGEKMRAMVAAMNEINDAGQNINKIIKTIDEIAFQTNLLALNAAVEAARAGQHGKGFAVVAEEVRNLAARSAKAASETAELIEGSVAKTENGTEMAQQTSAALEEIVEGITKVTDLVAEIAAASNEQAQGISQINQGLGQIDEGVQQNTATAEESAAAAEQLSAQAAHLKQLLSRFKLAGQAQAFVEPAPQPQYQPTVSAAKPSSTSSSGWGGSQATAQISLDDDEFGRF from the coding sequence ATGAAAAATTTGTCAATCAGTTTTAAGATCTGGATTCTGGTGACTGCCGTCACCTTGTTCAGCTTTGTCGTCGGAATCTTTGGCTACAATGCCTTGAACAATGTCGGCAGTCTGGCGGTCGAACAGACCGGAGCGGTGATGATGGAGGGACATCGTGACAAACTCAAGGCGTTGACCGATGGGATGGCGATCACCTTGGGGGAAGCGATTCAATCTCTGGACAGTAAAGAGGAGCAGATTGAACACCTTCGCACACTGAATACGCCGGTGGCGTTTTATCCCGATAAGTCCGGCTATTTTATGATCTATACCACCCAAGGGTTGTTGGTCTCTCTTCCGCCTAAACGGGCACTGGAAGGTAAAGACTTAATCGATCTGAAAGATGAAAATGGCGTTTATATTATCCGCGATCTGGTCAAAGCGGCCAAGTCAGGTGGTGACTTTAGCGAATATGTCTGGCCGAAACCGGGCAGCGAGGTGTCGCAGCCGAAACTGAGTTATGCCACTTTGATTCCGGGCACCGATTTTCTCGTCGGCACCGGGATTTATGTCGATGATGTTGATGCGCGTAAAGCTGAGTTGTATGCAGAAATTAATCATACCACCAGTCAGGCCCTGTGGTGGGGGCTTGGAACCGTTGTGGTCTGTTTTGTCGTGATTATCCTGCCGCTGGTCTTTGTTCTGTTGCGCCAAATTGTGCGTCCTTTGGTGGCTCTTAAAGGGGTGGCCAACCAGATTGCCGATGGCGACATGGCTGTTGATATTGACCACAGTTCCGGTGATGAAGTCGGTGAATTGGCGAAATCACTCAAGTTGATGGCCGCCAACCTGAAACAACATGCCGATCTGGCCGCTGAAATCGCTGAAGGTAATTTTGCCGTTGACGTGCATCTGGCCTCTGAACGGGATCAATTTGGCACCTCTATGAAGGCCATGGTGCACCAGCTCACTGATTTGATCGCTCAGATTCGTGCCGGCGGCGACCAGATCAGTTCTGCCAGCTCTCAAGTAGCGGACTCCAGTCAGACCCTGTCGCAGGGGGCAACTGAAACAGCGGCCTCTCTCGAAGAGATCAGCAGTTCCATCAATGAGATGGCCTCACAGACCCGCCATAGCGCCGATAGTGCCAACACTGCCAGTCAGTTGTCCAGTGAAGCGAGCAAGGCGGCGGCATCCGGTGGTGAAAAAATGCGCGCTATGGTAGCGGCAATGAATGAGATCAATGACGCTGGACAGAATATCAATAAGATTATCAAGACCATTGATGAGATTGCTTTTCAGACCAATCTGTTGGCGCTGAATGCTGCTGTCGAGGCTGCTCGTGCCGGTCAGCACGGCAAGGGCTTTGCAGTCGTTGCCGAAGAGGTGCGTAACCTGGCGGCGCGCAGTGCCAAGGCGGCCAGTGAAACTGCTGAATTGATCGAGGGGTCAGTGGCCAAGACCGAGAATGGCACCGAAATGGCCCAACAGACCTCAGCAGCTTTGGAAGAGATTGTTGAAGGCATTACCAAAGTCACGGATCTGGTCGCTGAAATTGCCGCGGCCAGCAACGAGCAGGCACAAGGCATCTCTCAGATCAACCAGGGGCTGGGGCAGATTGATGAGGGCGTCCAGCAGAATACGGCCACGGCCGAAGAATCGGCGGCTGCGGCAGAACAGTTAAGTGCTCAGGCCGCGCATCTTAAGCAATTGTTGAGTCGTTTCAAGCTGGCCGGACAGGCTCAGGCCTTTGTTGAGCCGGCTCCTCAGCCTCAATACCAACCGACAGTGTCGGCTGCCAAGCCATCCTCAACCAGCTCTTCCGGTTGGGGAGGATCTCAGGCTACTGCGCAAATCAGCCTTGATGATGACGAATTCGGCCGTTTCTAA
- a CDS encoding protein phosphatase 2C domain-containing protein, producing MNLHIDTLWHQGSGQFNEDRVLIEDNLFGVFDGASSLVKNLYDEKSGAWWAAQVAAAEFACNDDDLLNLARRSNRRLRAAMEQHGVDVADKLQRWSTSAAVFRMNGDDLEWVQTGDCLIMAIDRDGQHRLLTPYYNHDAETLLQWQQEPGETVDDALRRLRPQIERVRQRMNEDYGVLCGDERVESFLHHGRIRHGEFSHVLAFSDGLFPPSSAGDDPDFEAIAERYLEDGLDGVGRWVRQQEKADPHCRQFPRFKPHDDMAAIAVCLAPESARKA from the coding sequence GTGAATTTACACATCGACACATTGTGGCACCAAGGTTCAGGCCAATTTAACGAAGATCGGGTTCTTATCGAAGACAACCTGTTCGGGGTGTTTGATGGTGCCTCCAGTCTGGTCAAAAATCTTTATGATGAAAAAAGCGGGGCCTGGTGGGCGGCGCAGGTCGCGGCTGCGGAGTTTGCCTGCAATGATGATGATCTGCTGAATCTGGCGCGGCGATCCAACCGTCGGTTACGCGCGGCCATGGAGCAACATGGTGTTGATGTGGCGGATAAGTTACAGCGGTGGAGCACCAGTGCTGCCGTATTTCGGATGAACGGTGACGACCTCGAATGGGTGCAGACCGGTGATTGCCTGATTATGGCGATTGACCGGGACGGACAGCACCGGTTGCTGACGCCGTATTATAACCATGATGCGGAGACGTTACTTCAGTGGCAGCAGGAACCCGGAGAAACCGTTGATGATGCGTTGCGTCGTTTGCGGCCGCAGATTGAGCGGGTACGCCAGCGGATGAATGAAGATTATGGTGTGCTGTGCGGTGACGAGCGGGTGGAATCCTTTCTCCACCATGGTCGGATACGTCATGGTGAGTTCAGCCATGTCCTGGCGTTCAGCGATGGCTTGTTTCCCCCGTCTTCGGCTGGTGATGATCCTGATTTTGAGGCCATTGCCGAGCGTTATCTAGAAGATGGCCTCGACGGTGTCGGGCGCTGGGTGCGCCAGCAGGAGAAAGCCGACCCGCATTGTCGTCAGTTCCCCCGGTTTAAACCCCACGATGATATGGCCGCCATTGCTGTGTGTCTGGCTCCCGAATCCGCACGCAAAGCGTGA
- a CDS encoding outer membrane beta-barrel protein, with amino-acid sequence MMKNMTYLVLSAVALVFAAGTAYAGGSGNGFYVGAAAVGSGVVVDSGGNTDKLDGDSNFSGGIYAGYKHRIFKGMFVAGEAFYHDTSQDETFSDGDRLELDSQYGVKTHIGYEWDSWSVYGILGAAALDYEITQNGEQTSDDHFRALLGGGASYQYNEKISTNLEVTTCGDEISIAGDKNKTMGLVTLRLGVSYHF; translated from the coding sequence ATGATGAAAAACATGACGTATCTGGTCCTGTCGGCTGTCGCGCTCGTTTTCGCGGCAGGTACGGCGTATGCAGGTGGTAGCGGTAACGGTTTCTATGTCGGAGCGGCGGCTGTCGGTTCCGGAGTTGTGGTCGACAGTGGAGGCAACACGGATAAGCTTGATGGCGATTCAAATTTTTCCGGCGGGATTTATGCCGGTTATAAGCACAGGATTTTTAAGGGAATGTTCGTCGCCGGTGAAGCTTTTTACCATGACACGTCTCAGGACGAAACGTTTTCCGACGGCGACAGGCTGGAACTCGATAGCCAATATGGCGTGAAGACCCATATCGGCTATGAGTGGGACAGTTGGTCCGTCTACGGAATCCTCGGTGCCGCCGCCCTCGACTATGAGATCACGCAGAATGGTGAGCAAACATCGGACGATCATTTCCGTGCCTTGTTGGGCGGTGGGGCCAGCTACCAGTACAATGAAAAGATCTCGACCAATCTCGAAGTGACCACCTGCGGCGATGAGATCAGCATCGCCGGGGATAAAAACAAAACAATGGGTCTTGTCACTTTACGGCTGGGCGTGAGCTATCATTTTTAA
- a CDS encoding ATP-binding protein, with the protein MKRIFLSFFLFIMISMVGLQYMQPLLIGKPLQDYYHEEYIAYWRDLTRGTFQLLLNELQPLTPAEQKRRIEQLQNHFGYPLALTDSGHLHVTTAERQQLTKHLIVVKDNGEMFYRLIPKTDTVIAMGPVKDFAPSVQIDLLSWAVITLLFGLMALLWARPFWSKLNAICNAAQAFGQGDFSARAQLPQRSALAPLANTFNDMAGRIQQLISSHKELTRAVSHELRTPIARIRFALEMAHAPANKTDQRMFLNEINRDVDELDELVSELLTHARFDREAPGLRREEQLMAPWLMQTVTEVKPALAKVTVICLIADDAQKMRARIAPRDMARAVSNLILNAGKYAEKQIVVTLETQEDRCLIHIDDDGPGIPVADRERIFEPFVRLDSSRSKETGGHGLGLAIVKQVITLHGGSVQVEASPLGGARFTLLW; encoded by the coding sequence ATGAAGCGAATTTTTCTCTCTTTTTTCCTGTTTATCATGATCAGCATGGTCGGATTGCAGTACATGCAGCCACTGTTGATCGGCAAACCGCTGCAAGACTATTACCACGAAGAGTACATCGCCTATTGGCGGGATCTGACCCGGGGAACCTTTCAGCTCTTGTTGAACGAGCTCCAGCCACTCACGCCCGCTGAGCAGAAGCGCCGGATAGAACAGCTGCAAAACCACTTCGGTTACCCGCTCGCCCTGACCGATTCAGGGCATCTGCACGTGACGACGGCGGAGCGGCAACAGTTGACAAAACACCTCATTGTCGTCAAAGACAACGGTGAGATGTTTTACCGGCTCATCCCGAAAACCGACACGGTGATCGCCATGGGTCCGGTCAAGGATTTTGCCCCGTCGGTGCAGATCGATCTTTTGTCCTGGGCGGTCATCACCCTGCTTTTCGGCCTGATGGCGTTACTCTGGGCACGGCCGTTCTGGTCAAAGCTGAACGCCATCTGCAACGCAGCCCAGGCCTTCGGCCAGGGCGATTTCAGTGCCAGGGCGCAACTGCCGCAACGTTCGGCTCTGGCCCCCCTGGCCAACACCTTTAACGACATGGCCGGCCGGATACAACAGCTGATCAGCTCCCATAAGGAGCTGACCCGGGCGGTTTCCCATGAGTTGCGCACCCCCATCGCCCGTATTCGCTTTGCTCTGGAAATGGCGCACGCTCCGGCAAATAAAACCGATCAACGCATGTTTCTCAACGAAATCAACCGGGATGTTGATGAATTAGACGAACTGGTGTCGGAACTTCTGACCCATGCCCGCTTTGATCGGGAAGCTCCGGGGCTCCGTCGGGAAGAGCAGCTCATGGCCCCCTGGCTGATGCAGACCGTGACGGAGGTAAAACCCGCGTTGGCCAAGGTAACGGTCATCTGCCTGATTGCCGATGACGCTCAGAAGATGCGGGCACGCATCGCACCGCGTGACATGGCCCGGGCAGTAAGCAATTTGATTCTCAATGCCGGAAAGTATGCCGAAAAGCAAATCGTCGTCACTCTCGAGACGCAGGAAGACCGCTGCCTGATCCATATTGATGATGACGGTCCCGGCATTCCCGTCGCCGACCGTGAACGCATCTTCGAGCCGTTCGTCCGTCTGGATTCCAGCCGCAGTAAAGAGACCGGCGGTCACGGCCTGGGCCTGGCCATCGTCAAGCAAGTCATCACCCTGCACGGCGGAAGTGTACAGGTGGAAGCCTCGCCGCTTGGTGGCGCCCGTTTTACACTCCTCTGGTGA